AAATATGTATGTCCATTAATTTCGATCGCATCTTTAAGCTCATAAAAATCATCATTAGGAGGGACGGAAGTATCAATAATGCGAAACCATTTTTTACCATCCGGTGGTTGAGGAATCTGAAAATCAAGACATTCCCAATAAGCATTAAACATTACATGGAGAAATTCCCCCTTTTGAGGATGATGTAAAGTGAAAGCAATACTATGAGAATAATCACTCCAATCAGGCTTATAAAGTTGTGTACCATGCCAAATTAAATAAGGATTACCTCCATTTTCCTCTGTTTTAAGTAATCTCTCCTGCTGAAACACATCAAGGGATTGAATCAATTTGATTAAACCTTTCACAAACCGTAACAAGCCTTTATTTCTCTCAACATCATCCCAATTAAACCAACTGAGTTCATTATTTTGACAGTAGGCATTATTATTTCCGTGTTGCGATCGCCCTACTTCGTCACCCATTGTAATCATAGGTGTTCCTTGAGCTAAAAGTAGAATCACCCAAAAGTTTTTCATCTGTCTTTCTCTTAGGCGATTGATATGCCCGTCATTTGTATAACCTTCTACCCCATAATTGGCACTAAAGTTATTACTGCAACCATCTCGATTATCTTCCCCATTGGCATAGTTATTTTTTTTGCTATAGGAAACTAAATCAGCAAGGGTAAAACCATCATGACAGGTGACAAAATGGATACTACGGTTAGGCTCTCGATCAGGTTTAGTATAAATATCAGAACTACTCAAAATCCTTGCCGCTAGAAGTTTAACTGTTTTTTCATCCCCTCGCACAAAACGCCGTACATCATCTCGAAAAGGGCCATTCCATTCTGCAAACCAATCCCCATGATTGATAAATTCTCCCACCTGATACAATCCCGCCGCATCCCAGGCCTCTGCAATCAACTTAGTACCAGCTAAAATGGGGTCAGATTCCATCTCCGCTAAAACAGAAGTAATTAACATGGGTTCACCAAGATGATCTCGCCCTAGAATAGAAGCAAGGTCAAAACGAAAACCATCAATGTGCATTTCTGATACCCAATAACGAAGGGAATCTATAATTAAATTACGAGCAACGGGTTGATTTGCCTTGAAAGTGTTACCACAACCGCTAAAATTCTTATATTTTGCCTGATTATCCTCTAAAAGATAGTAAATAGAATTATCTAAGCCCTTAAAGCAAAAAGTAGGGCCAGTGTCATCCCCCTCCGCAGTATGGTTGAAAACCACATCTAAAATAACCTCAATTCCTTCTTTGTGGAAGGCTTTAACCATGTCTCGAAATTCATCCACAGGACCAGTTAAACTTTGGTTATGGCTATATTGACGGTGGGGTGCAAAAAAGCTAATAGTGCTATAACCCCAATAATTTTCCAACTCAGGCTTCACAACATCTTTCACGTCAAATTGATGTATCGGCAATAATTCCACTGCAGTAATGCCCAAATCTTTTAAATAAGGTATTTTTTCCACCAATCCAGCAAAAGTTCCCCGTTTTTTCGGATTTACTCCCGAATTTTCCCTTCTTGTAAAACCACCAACGTGCATCTCATAAATTACTGTGGAAGCAAAAGGAATACGAGGATGAGTTGTTCCTTCCCAGTCATAATGACGAGTATCTACCACCACGCTTTTTAAGGCTTGACAACAATTATCAACCCCATATTGTTTCGCTAAATTGCGATCGAATTTTTCTGTATTTACCACATCCTTAGAATAGGGATCTAATAATACTTTTGAACCATCAAAACGATGTCCTTTCTCCGGTTGAAAAGCCCCGTAAACTCGATAAGCATAAATTTGTTTGTCCTTAATACCATGGACGAATATATGCCAATAATGATAAGTTTTGTTAAGTTTAGGGTCTAAAGGAATAACGTGACTAGGTTCACTATCAGGATGATCAAATAATAATAATTCTACTCTTTCAGCGTGTTTAGAAAAGAGAGAAAAATTCACCCCCCCATCTTCTACCCTTGAACCGAGGGGATAGGTTTTACCCTCCGATATTTTATAATTCATAGTTGAAAAGAAACGCCTTGCTTTTTATAAGCTCTTATTTATATCTCAAAATCATTATATAGCGATCATTGTTCGTATTTTCCATATTTAGCGATATAATGACTCTGGGGATTAGCTTCATTTTCTAACCATGCCCACATTTGATCACCATAAGAAAAATGCCACCATTCTTCACGATGACGGTGAAATCCTGCTTTAGTCATAATTTGTAAGAGTATTTGTCGATGTTGATGATAGGTTTTTTCTGGTTCGTCTCGGGCATCAAGATAATAGTCAGGCAAAGATACAGGAGATAATTCGTCAATTTCTCCCCCCATCGGAATCGATTGCTTATTCTCATCCATAATTGTAAGGTCGATCGCACCTCCCGTACTATGAGGGGGAGGAGTAAGAGGGTTATCGCTAGGAATTGCCCAAATTTTAAATACTTCTTGATAAATTTTTTCTTTCTCTTCTTCTCCTAAAATATCAACATTAATTTCTCTCTCTTTACAAATAGAATTAAAAGTATATTCCACCATAAACTTTTGAATTGAAACAGGTCGATAAGCATCAAAAATTCTAATTTTCCAATGAGGATTTATTTTTTTTAACTCTTCTTTTGCTATCAATAACTTATCTAATACTCCTGCACGAAGAAAATAGGGAGACTTTCCTTGATAATCTGCCCCCAATCTAGCGTAAGCAGAAGGTGTTTCCAAATAAAAATCCTGCTCAGGAATCTGCACCAATGGCTCACCGCATTCTTGAATGATAATTTTTTGATAGGGCTTCATCTTCTAAATTAATAATATTTATAAATCATCAATTTTTCTATTTAAAATAGTATAATATTTCTAAAATTAATTAGTAAAGCCTTATTTAAAAATCTATAACCACAAATAAAAACTTAATTTTTTCTAGCAAAAATTCCATAAAAAGGATCTTTTCCTCCAATTCCGAACATTTGTAAAATAGCAGGTAATTCAGGTTGAGTAGCAACTATCTGAGGAGTATTGAATTCTTTAACCGATTGGAAGTAAGATTTAACAAGATGAATTCTCTGTCTATCTGTTGCATCCCTCCAAACTGCGATCGCTTTTTGATAAAACATTCGATTAGAGAAGCTAAAAATTGCCACCCCATTGGGCTTAAGAATACGGGCAATTTCGCTAAAAATGGCTTCAGGATACTGTAAATACTGTACAGAAACCGCACACAAAACCCCATCAAAATCAGCATCATTTAACGGCAATTTAGGATTTTCATTCAAATTCTGGATAAAATAACTATTTAAACGAGGATTCCTTATTAATTCTTCCTCATTCATTCCGTGACCTTCCACATGAGCAAATTCCATCTCAGGAGGTAAATGAGATACCCAACTACTCATCAAGTCCAAAATTCTTGTCTGTGGTTGCAAAAGTTG
This is a stretch of genomic DNA from Cyanobacterium aponinum PCC 10605. It encodes these proteins:
- a CDS encoding class I SAM-dependent methyltransferase, producing MLLQPHQRTKLDQSDDNLFYSFPRFVTHVDENFISQLTDLYRQLLQPQTRILDLMSSWVSHLPPEMEFAHVEGHGMNEEELIRNPRLNSYFIQNLNENPKLPLNDADFDGVLCAVSVQYLQYPEAIFSEIARILKPNGVAIFSFSNRMFYQKAIAVWRDATDRQRIHLVKSYFQSVKEFNTPQIVATQPELPAILQMFGIGGKDPFYGIFARKN
- the glgX gene encoding glycogen debranching protein GlgX, producing the protein MNYKISEGKTYPLGSRVEDGGVNFSLFSKHAERVELLLFDHPDSEPSHVIPLDPKLNKTYHYWHIFVHGIKDKQIYAYRVYGAFQPEKGHRFDGSKVLLDPYSKDVVNTEKFDRNLAKQYGVDNCCQALKSVVVDTRHYDWEGTTHPRIPFASTVIYEMHVGGFTRRENSGVNPKKRGTFAGLVEKIPYLKDLGITAVELLPIHQFDVKDVVKPELENYWGYSTISFFAPHRQYSHNQSLTGPVDEFRDMVKAFHKEGIEVILDVVFNHTAEGDDTGPTFCFKGLDNSIYYLLEDNQAKYKNFSGCGNTFKANQPVARNLIIDSLRYWVSEMHIDGFRFDLASILGRDHLGEPMLITSVLAEMESDPILAGTKLIAEAWDAAGLYQVGEFINHGDWFAEWNGPFRDDVRRFVRGDEKTVKLLAARILSSSDIYTKPDREPNRSIHFVTCHDGFTLADLVSYSKKNNYANGEDNRDGCSNNFSANYGVEGYTNDGHINRLRERQMKNFWVILLLAQGTPMITMGDEVGRSQHGNNNAYCQNNELSWFNWDDVERNKGLLRFVKGLIKLIQSLDVFQQERLLKTEENGGNPYLIWHGTQLYKPDWSDYSHSIAFTLHHPQKGEFLHVMFNAYWECLDFQIPQPPDGKKWFRIIDTSVPPNDDFYELKDAIEINGHTYLVHDRTSVVLIAK
- a CDS encoding M15 family metallopeptidase — its product is MKPYQKIIIQECGEPLVQIPEQDFYLETPSAYARLGADYQGKSPYFLRAGVLDKLLIAKEELKKINPHWKIRIFDAYRPVSIQKFMVEYTFNSICKEREINVDILGEEEKEKIYQEVFKIWAIPSDNPLTPPPHSTGGAIDLTIMDENKQSIPMGGEIDELSPVSLPDYYLDARDEPEKTYHQHRQILLQIMTKAGFHRHREEWWHFSYGDQMWAWLENEANPQSHYIAKYGKYEQ